The Anaerolineae bacterium DNA window AGCACCTCACCGTCCCGGATATCGGCCAGCGTCTCCCCGCATACCATGGTGAGAAAGGCGCGGGCGAAGGCTCTCCCATCCAATTGCGGCGCGGCCTCCTCCACATCATGGCCCAGATCCGCCAGCAGTTTGGCTGTCTCCTCGACGCCTTTCACACAGTCCGGATGCACGGTCGCCGGCAACAGCGGCTGGGTGGTGAAGGCGATGCGCAGGCGGCTGGGGTCCTTGCCCACCTCCTCGAGGAACGGGCGGGCCGGCGGTGGCGCGAAATAGGGCGCGCCCACATCCGGGCCGGCGGTGGCGTCCAGCATGGCGGCGCTGTCCCGCACAGAGAGGGTCAGCACATGGTCAATGGCCAGCCCCTGCCAGGCCTCGCCCAGGTCCGGGCCGATGGGGTTGCGGCCGCGCGTGGGCTTCAATCCGAACACCCCACAGCAGGAAGCCGGGATGCGGATGGAACCGCCGCCGTCGTTGCCGTGCGCCATGGGTACGATGCGGGCGGCCACGGCCGCGGCGGAACCGCCGCTGGAACCGCCGGCGGTGCGCGACAGGTCCCAGGGATTGTTGGTGGGGCCGAACAGCTCCGGCTCGGTGAAGGGGACGAGGCCGAATTCCGGCGCGTTGGTCTTGCCCATGATGATGACGCCGGCGGCCTTGTAGCGCCGCACCATCTCGCTGTCATGGTCGGGGACGAAGTCCTTGAAAAAGCGACTGCCACAGCGGGTGGGGACGCCGGCGTAATGCACCAGCAGGTCTTTCAGCAGGAAGGGCACGCCCTGGAACGGGCCGGCCGGCAGTTCTCCCTGGGCCTGCCGGCGCGCCAGGTCGTACATCGGGTGGATGACCGCATTCACCTGTGGGTTGACCTTCTCCGCCCGGGAGATTGCTTCCTCTACCAACTCCAGAGGGGTGACCTCTTTGCGGCGCACCAGCTCCGCCAGTCCCAACGCATCGTAGCGATCGTACTCCTTGAACCCTCCCATGGCGTTCCTCCTTTTGCACCTCGCTGTCGGCTGACGTCAGCGTCGGATAGCGGCCGGCAGGATATACGGATACTGCCGGCCGGTCAGGCGATGCAGTTCGCGATCCACCTTGCGAAACGCCAGGTACAGCCGCCATATCCAGGCATCCTCCTGGTAACCTTCTCGTCCGCGCCGGATGCGGCGGAAACGTTTCCTTCCATCCCCCTTCCCTCCTGTTGAAATCGGCAGGACGTGGAGATCTTGGCTATGATAACCCCACCGCCGGCGCAGTGGTGACAGGGATGATGGAGCGCGATGGAGCAGGATCGGCTAATGGCGGAAATGGCGCCGGCCCGTGAACACCAATGCCATGCCCAGTTCGTCGGCGGCGGCAATCACCTCGTCATCGCGCACCGATCCGCCTGGCTCGATGGCCGCCGTGGCGCCGGCCTCCGCGGCCAGGCGCAGGCCGTCAGCAAAGGGGAAAAAGGCGTCGGATGCCACCACACTGCCGCGAGCGCGCTCGCCGGCCTTGATGCTGGCGATGCGTACCGCATCCACCCGGCTCATCTGGCCGGCGCCGATGCCGACCGTGGCGCCCCCTTTGGCGAAGACGATGCTGTTGGATTTGACGTGTTTGGCCACTTTCCAGGCGAAGCGCAGGTCAGCCCATTCCGCCGGGGTAGGTTCGCGCCGGCTGACCACACGCCACTCCTCGCCTTCCCAACCCTCATCGCGGGTCTGCACCAGCAGGCCGCCGCGCACCGCCCGCATCTCGAAGCGGTCCTCCACCGGCTGGGAGACGTCCACGGCGATAAGCCGGCAGTTGGGGCGTGCTCTCAGCATCTCCAGGGCCGCCGGCGTGAAGGCCGGCGCGATCATCGCTTCCACAAACAAATCGCCCATGGCCTGTACGGTCTCCGCGTCCATGGGGCGGTTGACCGCGATGATGCCGCCGAAGGCGGAGACGGGGTCGCAGGCCAACGCAGCGCGGAACGCCTCTGCCAGGGTAGCTCCGACTGCCAGGCCGCAGGGGTTGGTGTGCTTGATGATGGCCGCGGCCGGCTCATCGAAATCGCTCGCCGCGCGCCAGGCAGCGTCCAGGTCCAGGATATTGTTGTATGAAAGCTCCTTGCCCTGAAGCTGTTGTCCGCCCAGCGGCAGGCTGTTCCCGCCCAGGCCGTACAGCGCGGCGGA harbors:
- a CDS encoding amidase; this encodes MGGFKEYDRYDALGLAELVRRKEVTPLELVEEAISRAEKVNPQVNAVIHPMYDLARRQAQGELPAGPFQGVPFLLKDLLVHYAGVPTRCGSRFFKDFVPDHDSEMVRRYKAAGVIIMGKTNAPEFGLVPFTEPELFGPTNNPWDLSRTAGGSSGGSAAAVAARIVPMAHGNDGGGSIRIPASCCGVFGLKPTRGRNPIGPDLGEAWQGLAIDHVLTLSVRDSAAMLDATAGPDVGAPYFAPPPARPFLEEVGKDPSRLRIAFTTQPLLPATVHPDCVKGVEETAKLLADLGHDVEEAAPQLDGRAFARAFLTMVCGETLADIRDGEVLVGRKATFQDFEPSTWALGLLGRQISSGEFAQAVRTLQRFARQVAQFFQEYDVLLTPTLAMPPFPSGALQPKGFEAFALRLLGRLNAGALLNALAGIEALAEQVFAFIPFTPVFNVTGQPAMSVPLYWNAEGLPIGMHFVGRYGDEATLFRLAAQLEQARPWFHRRPPVCAG
- the purH gene encoding bifunctional phosphoribosylaminoimidazolecarboxamide formyltransferase/IMP cyclohydrolase yields the protein MVTRRALLSVSDKRGLPAFAQGLAAHGFELVSTGGTAQTLRDAGLPVISVESVTGFPEILEGRVKTLHPHIHGGLLARRQHPGHMAELQALGIVPIEMLVVNLYPFEATATRAGVSLEELVEQIDIGGVALLRAGAKNYESVTVVCDPDDYEAVLSDLEQYGEVPLERRQRLALKAFRHTAGYDAAIASTLALRFGESELFPERFPLPAKRISTLRYGENPHQSAALYGLGGNSLPLGGQQLQGKELSYNNILDLDAAWRAASDFDEPAAAIIKHTNPCGLAVGATLAEAFRAALACDPVSAFGGIIAVNRPMDAETVQAMGDLFVEAMIAPAFTPAALEMLRARPNCRLIAVDVSQPVEDRFEMRAVRGGLLVQTRDEGWEGEEWRVVSRREPTPAEWADLRFAWKVAKHVKSNSIVFAKGGATVGIGAGQMSRVDAVRIASIKAGERARGSVVASDAFFPFADGLRLAAEAGATAAIEPGGSVRDDEVIAAADELGMALVFTGRRHFRH